A region of Capra hircus breed San Clemente chromosome 11, ASM170441v1, whole genome shotgun sequence DNA encodes the following proteins:
- the RABL6 gene encoding rab-like protein 6, translating into MFSALKKLVGSEQAPGRDRNIPAGLQSMNQALQRRFAKGVQYNMKIVIRGDRNTGKTALWHRLQGKKFVEEYIPTQEIQVTSIHWSYKATDDIVKVEVWDVVDKGKCKKRGDGLKMENDPQEAESEMALDAEFLDVYKNCNGVVMMFDITKQWTFNYILRELPKVPTHVPVCVLGNYRDMGEHRVILPDDVRDVLDRLDRPPGSSYFRYAESSMKNSFGLKYLHRFFNIPFLQLQRETLLRQLETNQLDIDATLEELSVQQETEDQNYGIFLEMMEARSRGHASPLTTSGQSPSSGSQSPVVPPSIVSTGSSSPSTPQPALQPPFQAPPAPPAPAEAPPRQPHLPDASIIARLFGASPATEVAPPPPEPAPAAEVSAKVQDVEDFVPEDSLDRNFLEDTAPTKDEKRLGAGGPPDSDSDGETPAGNPMVAGFQDDVDLEDKPLGRPLPLTDPVASKDITLSSEEESEEGAGHPKTAVLAPQKCPEPETRRSSTKASGPPRDTAPRAAEPRQPGSTKPHPEGRSGGLEEGTDKPVSSESDAEGPIAAQMLSFVMDDPDFESDSDAQRRAGEFPVREDLSDLTDEDAGPVQPPAPPKPLVPSFRLKDDSDLFGLGLEEPGRGDSSEQDKEGRPPAKEKKKKKKKGREEEDKAAKRRSKQKKSRERADDKGRDERRRRPRGPQRTALDELEAFLGGGAPGGPLRGGGDYEAL; encoded by the exons ATGTTCTCCGCGCTCAAGAAGCTGGTGGGGTCGGAGCAGGCCCCGGGCCGCGACAGGAACATCCCggccgggctgcagtccatgaaccAGGCGCTGCAGAGGCGCTTCGCCAAGGGGGTGCAGTACAACA TGAAGATCGTGATCCGCGGGGACAGGAACACGGGCAAGACGGCGCTGTGGCACCGCCTGCAGGGCAAGAAGTTCGTGGAGGAGTACATCCCCACACAGGAGATCCAGGTCACCAGCATCCACTGGAGCTACAAAG CCACTGATGACATCGTGAAAGTTGAAGTCTGGGATGTAGTTGACAAAG GAAAATGCAAGAAGCGAGGTGACGGGCTGAAGATGGAGAATGACCCCCAGGAG GCGGAGTCCGAGATGGCCCTGGACGCGGAGTTCCTGGATGTGTACAAGAACTGCAACGGGGTGGTCATGATGTTTGACATCACCAAGCAGTG GACCTTCAACTACATCCTGCGGGAGCTGCCCAAAGTGCCAACACACGTGCCCGTGTGCGTGCTTGGGAACTACCGCGACATGGGCGAGCACCGCGTCATCCTGCCCGACGATGTGCGCGACGTCCTGGACCGCCTGGACAG GCCTCCAGGGTCCTCTTACTTCCGCTACGCCGAGTCCTCCATGAAGAACAGCTTCGGCCTCAAGTACCTGCACAGGTTCTTCAACATCCCCTTCCTGCAGCTTCAG AGGGAGACGCTGCTGCGGCAGCTGGAGACGAACCAGCTGGACATCGACGCCACGCTGGAGGAGCTGTCCGTGCAGCAGGAGACCGAGGACCAGAACTACGGCAT CTTTCTGGAGATGATGGAGGCGCGCAGCCGTGGCCACGCGTCCCCGCTGACCACCAGCGGGCAGAGCCCGTCCTCCGGCTCCCAGTCCCCTGTGGTGCCTCCGAGCATAGTGTCCACCGGGAGCTCCAGCCCCAGCACGCCCCAGCCGGCTCTGCAGCCGCCCTTCCAGGCCCCCCcggcaccccccgcccccgctgaAGCCCCGCCCCGCCAGCCGCACCTCCCCGACGCCAGCATCATCGCTCGGCTGTTCGGGGCCTCGCCTGCAACAGAggtggcccccccacccccag AGCCGGCCCCAGCTGCAGAGGTCTCCGCGAAAGTCCAGGACGTGGAGGACTTTGTTCCTGAAGACAGCCTGGACCGCAACTTCCTGGAGGACACGGCCCCCACCAAGGATGAGAAGAGACTGGGAGCCGGGGGACCCCCAGACAGCGACAG CGACGGGGAGACCCCAGCAGGGAACCCGATGGTGGCAGGCTTCCAGGACGACGTGGACCTTGAAGATAAGCCTCTCGGCAGGCCCCTGCCACTCACAGACCCCGTCGCCAGCAAGGACATCACTCTGTCCAGCGAGGAGGAGtcagaggagggggcagggcaccCCAAGACCGCAGTCCTGGCCCCCCAGAAGTGCCCTGAGCCAGAGACCAGGAG GTCCTCCACAAAGGCCTCGGGGCCACCCCGGGACACGGCTCCCAGGGCGGCAGAGCCCCGCCAGCCAGGCAGCACCAAGCCCCACCCCGAGGGCCGCTCTGGCgggctggaggagggcacggacAAGCCAGTGTCGTCAGAGAGCGATGCCGAGGGGCCCATTGCCGCCCAGATGCTGTCCTTCGTCATGGACGACCCGGACTTTGAGAGCGACTCAGATGCTCAGCGGAGAGCG GGCGAGTTCCCCGTGCGAGAGGACCTCTCTGACCTGACTGATGAGGACGCTGGCCCCGTGCAGCCCCCCGCACCCCCCAAGCCCTTGGTCCCCTCCTTCAGACTGAAGGACGACTCCGACCTCTTTGGGCTGGGGCTGGAAGAGCCTGGCCGCGGGGACAGCAGTGAGCAAG ATAAGGAGGGCAGGCCCCCCgcgaaggagaagaaaaagaagaagaaaaagggcaGAGAG GAGGAAGACAAGGCGGCAAAGAGGAGGAGCAAGCAGAAGAAGAGCCGGGAGCGGGCGGACGACAAGGGCAGGGacgagcggcggcggcggccccggggcccgCAGAGGACCGCCCTGGACGAGCTGGAGGCCTTCCTGGGCGGCGGCGCGCCCGGCGGCCCCCTCCGCGGAGGCGGCGACTACGAGGCGCTctag